The following nucleotide sequence is from Litoribacterium kuwaitense.
CAAGTTGACTTCGGCAGATTCGATGGCAGCCTTATGGATTCCGCAGCTCGGTGGCCAGAAATATAACATGGCCGGTATGCAGACACAGTTGTACTTACAGGCGGATCATGAAGGTACTTTTGCTGGAAGAAACGCCAACTTTACTGGTGAAGGCTTTGAAGCACAGCGCTTTGACGTCAATGCGATCTCTGAGGAAGAATTTGAAGATTGGGTAGAAGAGACGCATGAAACAGCACCAGAATTAACACAGGCAGAATACGATCTTAAGCTGATGATTCCGGGTCATGTTGATGAGATGACGTTTAAAGGAACGCATCTTGACTGGATTGACCATGCAACGTCAGGTTCATATGCGCTTGAAGCACGTGAACGCCTTGGATATGAAGAGCGCAACCCGAACTCTAAAGCGCCGGAAAAAGAGCTGATAGATCCAAATACATTAGAATATTATACAAACCCGGAGTCTAGAGAAGAAGAGGAATCATCAGAACATGAAGGCCATGTTGCCGAGGAGACAGATGGCGAGCATGCTTCAGATAGCGAGCATAGTCATTAAGAAAGGGGGAGAGTCAAGTGAATTTAAGATGGGATGAATTTATTGTTACCGGTGATCCATTAATTCTTGGTGCACAAATATCAATTGTCCTTGTGTCGATTGCGCTCGTTTTCGGGTTAACCTATTTTAAAAAATGGGGTTGGCTATGGCGTGATTGGATCACAAGTGTTGATCATAAGAAAATTGGTATTATGTATATCATTGCTGCGTTATTGATGCTCTTCCGGGGTGGGGTAGATGCGCTCTTAATGCGAATACAGCTCGCCGCTCCAGAAATGGAATTCTTAAGCGCACAACATTACAACGAGATATTTACAACGCACGGAACGATTATGATTATCTTTATGGCCATGCCTTTTCTTATTGGTTTAATGAACGTTGTCGTTCCATTGCAAATAGGTGCTCGTGACGTTGCCTTTCCATTTTTGAACAACCTTAGCTTTTGGACATTTTTCGTTGGAGCGATGCTCTTTAACATTTCCTTCGTTGTTGGTGGTTCGCCTTCAGCGGGCTGGACGAGTTACGTACCGATGGCAGGAAACGAGCTAAGTCCAGGACCTGGGCAAAACTATTACTTGCTCGGCTTGCAAATTTCCGGTATTGGTACTTTGTTAACGGGAATAAACTTTATCGTTACAATATTAAAGATGAGAACAAAGGGTATGACTTTGTTCAGAATGCCAATGTTTACTTGGACGACATTAATTACATCTTTAATTATCACTTTTGCCTTTCCGGTATTGACGGTGTCGCTTGCATTAATGACGTTTGACCGTCTCTTTGGAACACATTTCTTTACACTCGCTGATGGTGGAATGCCTATGCTTTGGGCAAACTTGTTCTGGATTTGGGGACACCCTGAAGTTTATATCGTTATTCTACCTGCGTTCGGTATTTTTTCAGAAATCATTACGACCTTTGCGAGAAAAACATTGTTTGGTTATAAGGCCATGGTTGGCTCCGTTGTTATTATTTCCTGCTTAAGCTTCCTTGTCTGGGTTCATCATTTCTATACAATGGGCTCAGGAGCTGCAGTTAACTCGTTCTTTTCGATTACGACAATGATGATTTCGATCCCAACTGGGGTTAAAATCTTTAACTGGCTGTTTACAATGTATAAGGGACGAATTAGCTTTAAACAGCCGATGCTTTGGTCGATTGCTTTTATTCCAAACTTTGTTATTGGTGGTGTCACAGGCGTTATGCTTGCGATGGCCGCAGCAGACTACCAATATCACAATACGTATTTTCTCGTTTCCCACTTCCACTACGTATTAATTGCCGGTACTGTATTTGCGTGTTTCGCAGGTTTGGTCTTCTGGTATCCAAAAATGTTTGGTCATAAGCTTAATGAGAAAATCGGTCAATGGGCATTCTGGCTATTTATGATCGGATTTAACGTCTGTTTCTTCCCGCAATACTTCCTAGGTTTAGATGGAATGCCGCGCCGGACGTTTTCATACTTGCCGGAAGAGGGTTGGTTCAGTCTTAACTTTATCTCAACAGTTGGTGCGTTTGTGATGGGGCTTGGCTTCCTCATATTCGTTTACAATGTCTATTATAGCTTCCGTCATTCTGCACGTGAGACATCAGGCGACTGCTGGGGCAGTGGAAGAACGCTCGAATGGGCGACATCTTCAGCGATTCCACCATTCTACAATTTTGCTGTGTTACCAGAGGTACGTACGATTGATCCATATTGGCACATGAAGGAAGATGGTCAGGAAAGTCAGAAAGAAGAAGACTATAAGCCCATTCATATGCCAAGTAATACAGGTCTTGGGTTTATCATGTCTGTATTCTTAGGCATCTCAGGCTTCGGACTTGTTTTCGAATGGTATTGGATTGGCTTGGTCGGTGTCATTCTCACATTCGCTTGTATGATTTATCGGTCTTTCCAGCAAGACGATGGGTATTATGTACCTGTGGAGAAAATTAAAGAAACCGAGCGACACGCATCGGTCTAAAGGAGGGGAAGCCCTGTGGCACAACATGTTTCTGATTCAAACACGCCAATGGAGTATCAATCCGAGACCGGGCGCTTAAATATCCTCGGTTTCTGGATCTTTATCGGTGCAGAGTTTGCCTTGTTTTCAACGCTCTTTGCTGCTTACTTTGTGCTTATTAACCGGACCGCTGGATATATCACGCCAGGTGAATTGTTTGATTTGAAGCTCGTTTTAATTATGACCTTCCTACTGCTAACTAGCTCGTTTACGTGTGGGATGGCTGTTCATGAAATGCGAAATCATAATGTGAAACGCATGATGATTTGGCTAGCCATTACACTTCTTCTTGGCTTAGGATTTGTCGGTTATGAAATTTATGAGTTTGTTCACTATGCAAGCGAAGGTGCAACGCTTTCCACAAGTGCTTATTGGTCTGCCTTTTTTGTTCTGCTTGGTACGCATGGGTTGCACGTAAGTATCGGGATCATTTGGATCATCGGAATTATGATCCAAATTAAGAAGCGTGGCTTGACACCAAAGACGTCATCAAAAGTGTTTGTTTCCAGCCTATACTGGCATTTCTTGGACGTTGTCTGGATTTTCATTTTTACAGGTGTCTACCTGTTGGGGATGGTGAGTTAACGTGGAACAAACAAACACTGTAACTAAAAAAAGTCATTTCCCATGGAAACACATCATTGGCTTTGTCTTATCAATTGTATTTACGCTTGCAGCAGTCTGGGTGAGCTTTGGAACAGATTTGAGTCTTGATGCAAAGGTTTGGGCGATTTTTATCTTTGCTTTTATTCAAGCCGGTCTGCAATTGTTTCTCTTCATGCACGTCAGTGAAGGAAAAGCAGGGGCCATTCAAGTCGGAAACTTACTTTTTGCCATCTTTATCACGCTCGTGATTGTCGTTGGCTCGATTTGGGTGCTGAATTTCGGTGTACACTTGCATCATCATATGTAAGTCAAAGTCCCGTTACGAGGAAAATCGTAACGGGATTTTTTAATATTGTTTTTCAAGATTCATCCAGCCTGCAGCTTGCAGTTTTTCAGTCGGTAGAGGTATCTTTTGGTGACTCCCGTTGTCAGCAGAAAATTGATACGCCTGCATTTGTCCTTCTTCATTGACGGAATACAACAGGTAATCGTACGCATAA
It contains:
- the qoxC gene encoding cytochrome aa3 quinol oxidase subunit III, with product MEYQSETGRLNILGFWIFIGAEFALFSTLFAAYFVLINRTAGYITPGELFDLKLVLIMTFLLLTSSFTCGMAVHEMRNHNVKRMMIWLAITLLLGLGFVGYEIYEFVHYASEGATLSTSAYWSAFFVLLGTHGLHVSIGIIWIIGIMIQIKKRGLTPKTSSKVFVSSLYWHFLDVVWIFIFTGVYLLGMVS
- the qoxD gene encoding cytochrome aa3 quinol oxidase subunit IV, with translation MEQTNTVTKKSHFPWKHIIGFVLSIVFTLAAVWVSFGTDLSLDAKVWAIFIFAFIQAGLQLFLFMHVSEGKAGAIQVGNLLFAIFITLVIVVGSIWVLNFGVHLHHHM
- the qoxB gene encoding cytochrome aa3 quinol oxidase subunit I, with the translated sequence MNLRWDEFIVTGDPLILGAQISIVLVSIALVFGLTYFKKWGWLWRDWITSVDHKKIGIMYIIAALLMLFRGGVDALLMRIQLAAPEMEFLSAQHYNEIFTTHGTIMIIFMAMPFLIGLMNVVVPLQIGARDVAFPFLNNLSFWTFFVGAMLFNISFVVGGSPSAGWTSYVPMAGNELSPGPGQNYYLLGLQISGIGTLLTGINFIVTILKMRTKGMTLFRMPMFTWTTLITSLIITFAFPVLTVSLALMTFDRLFGTHFFTLADGGMPMLWANLFWIWGHPEVYIVILPAFGIFSEIITTFARKTLFGYKAMVGSVVIISCLSFLVWVHHFYTMGSGAAVNSFFSITTMMISIPTGVKIFNWLFTMYKGRISFKQPMLWSIAFIPNFVIGGVTGVMLAMAAADYQYHNTYFLVSHFHYVLIAGTVFACFAGLVFWYPKMFGHKLNEKIGQWAFWLFMIGFNVCFFPQYFLGLDGMPRRTFSYLPEEGWFSLNFISTVGAFVMGLGFLIFVYNVYYSFRHSARETSGDCWGSGRTLEWATSSAIPPFYNFAVLPEVRTIDPYWHMKEDGQESQKEEDYKPIHMPSNTGLGFIMSVFLGISGFGLVFEWYWIGLVGVILTFACMIYRSFQQDDGYYVPVEKIKETERHASV
- the qoxA gene encoding cytochrome aa3 quinol oxidase subunit II, with product MLRRLKSWTVFGMIALVMAGCSAPTVLQPKGPVASQQSDLIIFSIIFMLTIVAVVFVLLVVILLKYRDRKENPNYDPDHEGNIWLEVVWTVIPVIIVIALSIPTVQTIYSLEEPPEATRDKEPLVVHATSVNWKWIFSYPEQDIETVNYLNIPVDQPILFKLTSADSMAALWIPQLGGQKYNMAGMQTQLYLQADHEGTFAGRNANFTGEGFEAQRFDVNAISEEEFEDWVEETHETAPELTQAEYDLKLMIPGHVDEMTFKGTHLDWIDHATSGSYALEARERLGYEERNPNSKAPEKELIDPNTLEYYTNPESREEEESSEHEGHVAEETDGEHASDSEHSH